A window from Clupea harengus chromosome 14, Ch_v2.0.2, whole genome shotgun sequence encodes these proteins:
- the LOC105899648 gene encoding polycomb group RING finger protein 1-like isoform X1, which produces MRSRKGITGTIPNHVFHIIYLLSLREISNIGEEEVKVKIKDLNEHIVCYLCAGYFIDATTITECLHTFCKSCIVKYLQTSKYCPMCNIKIHETQPLLNLKLDRVMQDIVYKLVPGLQESEDKRIQAFYQARGLDRFIHSSKGEGMTDNGGMTLGSFDQSKAHFYRYDEQVSLCLERRSSLSLVSKDKIKLAQQKFVRCPARTEVQHLRRVLCRRLNLDKQQVQMLFNDKSLPDHMTMRQLWLSHWFGKPQPLVLQYVIREKRVR; this is translated from the exons ATGCGATCGAGAAAAGGAATCACTGGAACGATCCCAAATCATGTGTTTCATATCATATATCTGTTGTCTCTTCGTGAAATCAGCAATATTGGCGAG gAGGAGGTCAAAGTGAAGATAAAGGATTTAAATGAACACATCGTATGTTACTTGTGCGCGGGATACTTTATCGATGCTACCACAATCACAGAGTGCCTGCATACCT TCTGTAAGAGCTGCATAGTGAAGTACCTACAGACCAGTAAGTATTGCCCAATGTGCAATATAAAGATCCACGAGACTCAGCCGCTTCTCAACCTCAAACTGGACCGTGTGATGCAGGACATCGTTTACAAACTGGTCCCTGGGCTGCAGGAGA GTGAGGATAAGAGAATACAGGCCTTCTATCAGGCCAGAGGCCTGGATCGCTTCATCCACTCATCTAAAGGAG AGGGCATGACTGATAATGGTGGCATGACATTGGGCAGCTTTGACCAATCGAAAGCCCACTTTTACAGATACGACGAGcaggtgtctctgtgtcttgaAAGACGGAG TTCCCTGTCCTTGGTTTCAAAAGACAAGATTAAGCTGGCACAGCAG aagtttGTGCGTTGTCCAGCGAGGACAGAGGTTCAGCACCTCCGGAGAGTTCTGTGTCGGAGACTCAACCTGGATAAACAGCAG GTGCAAATGCTATTTAACGACAAGTCCCTGCCTGATCACATGACCATGAGACAACTGTGGCTCTCTCACTGGTTTGGGAAG CCTCAGCCGTTGGTCCTTCAGTATGTcatcagagagaagagagtcagATGA
- the LOC105899648 gene encoding polycomb group RING finger protein 1-like isoform X2, producing the protein MAVEEPMALPMRLRNQLQSVYELDPLRNEEEVKVKIKDLNEHIVCYLCAGYFIDATTITECLHTFCKSCIVKYLQTSKYCPMCNIKIHETQPLLNLKLDRVMQDIVYKLVPGLQESEDKRIQAFYQARGLDRFIHSSKGEGMTDNGGMTLGSFDQSKAHFYRYDEQVSLCLERRSSLSLVSKDKIKLAQQKFVRCPARTEVQHLRRVLCRRLNLDKQQVQMLFNDKSLPDHMTMRQLWLSHWFGKPQPLVLQYVIREKRVR; encoded by the exons ATGGCGGTAGAGGAGCCGATGGCGTTACCGATGCGCCTGAGGAACCAGCTTCAGTCGGTCTATGAACTTGACCCTTTAAGAAATGAG gAGGAGGTCAAAGTGAAGATAAAGGATTTAAATGAACACATCGTATGTTACTTGTGCGCGGGATACTTTATCGATGCTACCACAATCACAGAGTGCCTGCATACCT TCTGTAAGAGCTGCATAGTGAAGTACCTACAGACCAGTAAGTATTGCCCAATGTGCAATATAAAGATCCACGAGACTCAGCCGCTTCTCAACCTCAAACTGGACCGTGTGATGCAGGACATCGTTTACAAACTGGTCCCTGGGCTGCAGGAGA GTGAGGATAAGAGAATACAGGCCTTCTATCAGGCCAGAGGCCTGGATCGCTTCATCCACTCATCTAAAGGAG AGGGCATGACTGATAATGGTGGCATGACATTGGGCAGCTTTGACCAATCGAAAGCCCACTTTTACAGATACGACGAGcaggtgtctctgtgtcttgaAAGACGGAG TTCCCTGTCCTTGGTTTCAAAAGACAAGATTAAGCTGGCACAGCAG aagtttGTGCGTTGTCCAGCGAGGACAGAGGTTCAGCACCTCCGGAGAGTTCTGTGTCGGAGACTCAACCTGGATAAACAGCAG GTGCAAATGCTATTTAACGACAAGTCCCTGCCTGATCACATGACCATGAGACAACTGTGGCTCTCTCACTGGTTTGGGAAG CCTCAGCCGTTGGTCCTTCAGTATGTcatcagagagaagagagtcagATGA
- the si:dkey-33c12.3 gene encoding alpha-internexin, which produces MSYNSLLSPSLSRRLWDDSSSHISSRLHRPSHSSFSSALQRRGAPRCNRSLTSERCDLSQASVLSGELRDTRAQEREQLVDLNNRFACYIDRVRELEQHNRALLGQLEALQRGLGHPSPLQRLYEEEARALQAKVEEEAIEKSHMEAQRERMREELARLRERWEEEAERRGRAEEALSRAQEEASRAALGNCDAEASLVTLVMEAGFLKKVFAEEEAGLRAELQALAAGQDVVRVAVGGADLSVALREIRGQYERQASRNTVAAEEWFRGKMVAAAEVVERNEEAVRAVRAETAEYRWQLQARSAELEVLRNVIDSLNSQLADLEEEQGKEVAKYQGRIIDLEQGIGDAKEEMSRYLREYQDLLNVKMALDIEIAAYRKLLEGEEVRLTFSALPALA; this is translated from the exons ATGAGCTACAACTCGTTactttctccgtctctgtccCGGCGCTTGTGGGATGACTCCTCGTCTCACATCTCCTCTCGGCTCCACCGGCCCTcacactcctccttctcctcggcGCTCCAGAGGAGAGGGGCCCCACGCTGCAACCGGAGCCTGACGTCGGAGCGCTGCGACCTCTCCCAGGCCAGTGTTCTGAGCGGCGAGCTGCGGGACACACGGGCCCAGGAGCGTGAGCAGCTGGTGGACCTGAACAACCGTTTCGCCTGCTACATCGACCGTGTGCGTGAGCTGGAGCAGCACAACAGGGCCCTTCTTGGCCAGCTAGAGGCCCTGCAGCGCGGCCTCGGACACCCCTCACCCTTGCAGAGGCTCTACGAGGAGGAGGCGCGTGCCCTGCAGGccaaggtggaggaggaggccattGAGAAGTCGCACATGGAGGCGCAGAGAGAGCGCATGCGAGAGGAGCTGGCCAGGCTGAGGGAGCGCTGGGAGGAAGAGGccgagaggagaggcagggctgAGGAGGCGCTTAGCAGAGCCCAGGAGGAGGCCAGCAGGGCGGCGCTAGGGAACTGCGATGCAGAGGCCAGCCTGGTGACCCTGGTGATGGAGGCAGGGTTTTTAAAGAAGGTTTTTGCGGAAGAGGAGGCGGGACTGAGGGCGGAGCTGCAGGCGTTGGCGGCAGGGCAAGACGTGGTCCGGGTGGCGGTGGGCGGAGCTGACCTGTCAGTGGCATTGAGGGAGATCCGTGGGCAGTACGAGCGGCAGGCCAGCCGGAACACTGTAGCGGCGGAGGAGTGGTTCCGGGGGAAAATGGTGGCGGCGGCTGAGGTGGTGGAGCGGAATGAGGAGGCGGTGAGGGCGGTGCGGGCAGAGACGGCCGAGTACCGGTGGCAACTGCAGGCCCGCTCTGCCGAACTGGAGGTGCTGCGAAACGTCATCGACTCGCTCAACTCGCAACTTGCGGATCTAGAGGAGGAGCAGGGCAAGGAGGTTGCCAAGTACCAG GGAAGGATAATAGATTTGGAGCAGGGCATTGGCGATGCGAAAGAGGAGATGTCACGGTACCTACGGGAGTACCAGGACCTCCTGAATGTGAAGATGGCTCTGGACATCGAGATTGCTGCATACAG GAAACTTCTGGAAGGTGAAGAAGTTCGTCTGACCTTCTCTGCTCTTCCTGCCCTTGCTTAA
- the mrps26 gene encoding 28S ribosomal protein S26, mitochondrial produces the protein MFQALSRTARAPVARILTPRVVLVETVRGRKSRNDPKAKSKAGRIKYPPPVDPVEMVVLKERFTEYNLIMRALRMQFKEEMLRKRYEEETGSLAEERAKQEAEEHRALMAWNDQENERLRKIREIRVQQEQEESERKQGEVVLARQRVLEELIMEKESEILRLQEVAKTFITLENLDQKIEEALDNPQNYNFAIDKEGRVVKQTVMQ, from the exons ATGTTTCAAGCTCTTAGCAGGACCGCACGGGCTCCAGTTGCCCGCATCCTTACTCCCCGAGTTGTACTTGTGGAGACGGTCAGGGGGAGAAAATCACGTAACGACCCAAAGGCGAAGTCAAAAGCTGGGAGAATCAAGTACCCTCCGCCTGTGGACCCAGTGGAAATGGTTGTTCTGAAGGAACGGTTCACTGAGTACAATCTCATCATGAGGGCACTGCG AATGCAGTTTAAAGAAGAGATGTTGAGGAAGCGTTATGAAGAGGAGACAGGCTCactagcagaggagagagccaaACAGGAGGCTGAAGAACACCGTGCGCTCATGGCCTGGAACGATCAGGAGAATGAACGGCTGCGTAAAATTAG GGAGATTAGGGTAcagcaggaacaggaggagTCTGAACGGAAGCAGGGAGAGGTGGTTCTGGCACGACAGAGAGTGCTTGAGGAGCTCAtcatggagaaggagagtgagatatTGAGATTACAG GAGGTGGCAAAGACCTTTATTACTCTGGAGAATCTGGACCAGAAGATTGAGGAGGCACTAGACAACCCCCAAAACTACAACTTTGCAATTGATAAGGAAGGACGGGTGGTGAAGCAAACTGTTATGCAGTGA